In Cytophagales bacterium, the following are encoded in one genomic region:
- a CDS encoding FtsX-like permease family protein, with product MEKIRQICYRIISRISPEIGENVKGDLEELYQRKLEESTAFQAILFFLWEWITCLKLILNSQPDPSISLWYANMKMSWRMLSKHRSYTVISLSGLTIGLVAFFMIYLFVRTELSYDQYHDKADRIYRLNYDLTDRNEKLPWAIINGGWAERISEQFPEVEAYTRITTTWGSRSLIRSAYNRKGHYEEGFMWADGSLTSVFDFEILSGDTQNPIGSPHTAMISESIANKYFRSIDDAIGQTLNRNDETNYTITAVYRDMPTASHFHAHMIASFLTGTTPEQRAEFWTYSYLVISDKANPVSLQQKLSTIVEQHAQDTPLPRLLLQPLTSIYLESNLMYEFEPVGNHLTVQLFMGVGCFILLIAGINFVNLSTAYGVKRMKEIGLKKVLGAERRSLIQQILTESTLLALMAVFFAGILTYLILPYVEVIVGKVLYISNLWSFNSIGFLLIFVLMMGVLSGTYPAFYLSAFRPQDIFAKTRSREKQILRKGLSVFQFAMSISLVAGSMVVYQQLSYFQSKDLGIQPEQALVIPLDYDDQFSSHYEFFRNKALNNPHVKNMSLMSSLPGEMIRMWVGNVRPSQGAEEDKVRVKVFNTDFDFINTLGIKMAKGRDYSRSFATDTTKAVIINETAAAALGITSLDTATIFDYSPSLMSNFKVIGVVEDFHFASLHSAIEPLVIRNRHGYSNKGKLVIRLDTEDLTETMAYLEEVWNSIHPDRTMESYFLSDYFQTKYIKEQTTMKLLISFTILALGIACLGLFGLATYVMQNRQKEIGVRKVLGATFTQLWSLLTLEFVWLILLSFLIAAPFTYYLLDYWLSNFAYRTDIHLTVFILAIFAVLLPAITSISIKSLQVARTNPSDVLGAE from the coding sequence ATGGAAAAGATCAGACAAATATGCTACCGAATCATTTCCCGGATCTCTCCCGAGATTGGCGAGAATGTTAAAGGAGATCTGGAAGAATTGTACCAGCGAAAATTAGAAGAATCCACTGCTTTTCAGGCGATACTTTTCTTCCTGTGGGAGTGGATCACATGTTTGAAGCTCATCCTGAACAGCCAGCCGGACCCCAGCATATCCCTTTGGTATGCTAACATGAAAATGTCGTGGCGTATGTTATCTAAACACCGTTCCTATACGGTCATCAGTTTGTCGGGGCTGACCATTGGGCTGGTGGCATTTTTTATGATCTATCTCTTTGTTCGGACGGAGTTGAGCTATGACCAGTATCATGATAAAGCAGATCGGATTTATCGCCTCAATTATGATTTGACGGATCGCAATGAAAAGCTGCCCTGGGCCATCATCAATGGAGGATGGGCAGAAAGGATTTCAGAACAATTTCCGGAGGTAGAAGCATATACCAGGATCACGACCACCTGGGGTAGCAGGTCATTGATCAGGTCCGCTTATAATAGGAAGGGGCATTATGAGGAAGGGTTCATGTGGGCAGACGGATCACTTACATCAGTTTTTGATTTCGAAATATTGTCTGGCGATACACAAAATCCGATAGGATCACCCCATACTGCGATGATCAGTGAATCGATAGCCAATAAGTATTTCAGGTCGATTGATGATGCCATTGGTCAGACATTGAATAGGAATGACGAGACCAATTATACGATTACGGCAGTCTATCGAGATATGCCAACCGCTTCTCATTTTCATGCCCATATGATAGCTTCTTTTTTAACAGGTACGACACCCGAACAACGAGCGGAATTCTGGACCTATAGTTATCTGGTAATTTCAGATAAAGCCAATCCTGTAAGCTTGCAACAGAAATTATCAACAATTGTTGAACAACACGCACAAGATACACCTCTACCAAGATTACTATTACAACCCCTTACGTCGATTTATCTTGAATCCAATTTGATGTATGAGTTCGAGCCCGTTGGCAATCATCTGACTGTACAATTATTCATGGGCGTCGGGTGCTTCATTCTTTTAATTGCAGGTATCAATTTCGTCAATTTGTCTACTGCTTATGGTGTCAAACGGATGAAAGAAATCGGTTTGAAGAAAGTCCTTGGAGCCGAGCGAAGGTCCCTTATTCAGCAGATTCTGACCGAAAGTACATTGTTGGCATTGATGGCCGTTTTCTTTGCAGGCATACTGACCTATCTGATACTGCCATATGTTGAAGTAATCGTTGGTAAAGTGTTGTATATAAGCAATTTATGGTCATTTAACTCAATAGGATTTCTTTTAATTTTTGTCCTAATGATGGGTGTGTTATCCGGAACATACCCTGCTTTTTATCTCTCAGCATTCAGACCACAGGACATTTTTGCGAAAACACGCTCAAGAGAAAAACAAATCTTAAGAAAGGGACTTTCTGTCTTTCAATTCGCTATGTCAATTTCTTTGGTTGCGGGATCGATGGTGGTCTATCAACAGTTGAGTTACTTCCAGTCCAAAGACCTGGGGATTCAACCGGAACAAGCACTTGTAATTCCGCTGGATTACGATGATCAGTTCAGTTCACATTATGAGTTTTTTCGAAACAAGGCACTCAATAACCCACATGTAAAAAACATGTCTCTGATGTCAAGTCTGCCGGGTGAGATGATCAGAATGTGGGTAGGAAATGTACGTCCATCACAAGGTGCTGAAGAAGACAAAGTGAGGGTGAAGGTGTTCAATACGGATTTTGATTTCATCAATACACTAGGCATCAAAATGGCCAAGGGGCGTGATTATTCCAGAAGCTTTGCTACCGACACCACAAAAGCAGTGATCATCAATGAAACGGCTGCCGCTGCTCTTGGAATAACATCCTTGGACACAGCTACCATATTCGATTACTCACCTTCACTGATGAGCAACTTTAAAGTAATTGGAGTTGTAGAAGATTTCCACTTTGCGTCACTGCATAGTGCGATTGAGCCTCTGGTGATCCGTAACCGCCATGGATACAGCAATAAAGGGAAGCTCGTCATTAGATTGGATACAGAGGATTTGACTGAGACGATGGCTTATTTGGAAGAGGTCTGGAATTCCATTCACCCGGACCGAACCATGGAAAGCTATTTCCTGAGTGATTATTTTCAAACGAAGTACATCAAGGAACAAACAACGATGAAGTTGCTGATAAGTTTTACAATACTCGCATTAGGGATTGCTTGCTTGGGTTTATTTGGGCTGGCAACTTATGTCATGCAAAACCGTCAGAAGGAGATAGGTGTTCGTAAGGTATTGGGAGCTACCTTCACGCAATTATGGTCGCTCTTGACCTTGGAGTTTGTTTGGCTGATCCTGTTGTCTTTTTTGATTGCAGCCCCCTTTACTTATTATTTGCTGGACTATTGGTTATCCAATTTTGCTTATCGGACCGACATCCATCTTACGGTTTTCATATTGGCCATCTTTGCAGTATTGCTACCCGCGATCACATCGATCAGTATCAAAAGCTTGCAAGTGGCGCGAACAAATCCTTCAGATGTACTGGGGGCTGAATAG
- a CDS encoding DUF885 family protein gives MKGTIGAIFLLIVTMADVSGQALEDQYMNEWKKFYPSKAVRAGIRPAIFSYEDRSSQAIQQWIDFNVKVLELVSKKSPETEISPIDGRLLRVQAQSEIDQWQVLKVQENDLGLYMRLLANTLPPVLEQTYLTNSEKGGLVCKRLTSILQLANAASQNLKQVAQQDHDNSQRIFDELLKTLDGLKAQIKSNACDGFEARLQSAKTVIKELSDHVSKTLSNSISDRSDILGKTEYARRLSLYTDSDLIPERLADMALEEIQLVRQLMDEVASRYLQKAYRQSPLPETFEGRLEKALEDMEQDIPLNSRDYEQFWQELTDKAIKFVEEKGLGTLPENQTLSIRSAPESAGPAARIGWVGAAPPFDPNPWTTLYLPSIPDTLPAQEQVDFWSSFNKPFNRIIVIHELFPGHYMQLKISRETPHPHRLLFPYGPYVEGWATFCERVALDEGWDAGNDMTMLAHLRKRIENANRAYTSVMVHTEGWTQEQVMKFSTGTALVAPQFAKSLWYRLMRSPMQLTSYFYGGAQFSELMKSEKERLGDQFDLTLFMDTIMRTGPIPIDEFEGIFAEYQ, from the coding sequence ATGAAAGGAACGATAGGTGCGATATTCCTCCTTATTGTTACTATGGCAGATGTGTCTGGTCAGGCGCTTGAAGATCAATACATGAACGAATGGAAAAAGTTCTATCCGTCAAAAGCCGTAAGGGCCGGTATACGGCCCGCTATATTCAGTTATGAGGATCGGTCTAGTCAAGCGATCCAGCAGTGGATTGATTTTAATGTTAAGGTCCTTGAGCTGGTAAGTAAAAAGAGCCCTGAGACTGAAATTAGTCCTATTGATGGGAGGTTGTTACGGGTGCAGGCCCAATCTGAGATCGATCAGTGGCAGGTGCTAAAAGTCCAGGAAAATGATCTGGGTTTGTACATGCGACTGTTAGCCAATACACTACCACCTGTTTTAGAGCAAACGTACCTCACTAACTCAGAGAAAGGAGGCCTGGTCTGTAAGCGACTTACATCCATTCTTCAATTAGCGAATGCGGCAAGTCAGAACCTTAAGCAGGTTGCTCAACAAGATCATGATAACAGTCAGCGGATTTTTGATGAATTATTGAAAACACTCGATGGTCTGAAAGCACAGATCAAGTCCAACGCATGTGATGGATTTGAGGCTCGGCTTCAATCCGCCAAAACGGTGATCAAAGAATTGTCTGATCATGTGAGCAAGACATTGAGTAATTCCATTTCAGATCGAAGTGATATCCTGGGCAAAACAGAATATGCGCGCCGATTGTCTTTGTATACGGACAGTGATCTTATCCCTGAACGCCTTGCTGATATGGCTTTAGAAGAGATCCAATTGGTACGTCAACTGATGGATGAAGTGGCTTCTCGCTATTTGCAGAAAGCTTACAGACAATCTCCACTTCCGGAGACTTTTGAAGGCCGTCTGGAAAAAGCACTGGAAGACATGGAGCAGGACATTCCTTTGAACAGTAGAGATTATGAGCAATTCTGGCAAGAACTTACGGATAAGGCCATCAAGTTTGTGGAAGAAAAAGGATTGGGCACCTTGCCGGAAAACCAGACACTCAGTATTCGGTCCGCTCCTGAGAGTGCAGGGCCAGCCGCAAGAATTGGCTGGGTCGGTGCTGCGCCTCCATTTGATCCAAACCCCTGGACTACATTGTATTTACCTTCAATCCCGGATACGCTACCTGCGCAGGAGCAAGTAGATTTTTGGTCTTCTTTTAACAAGCCTTTCAATCGCATCATTGTCATTCATGAGTTGTTTCCTGGTCACTACATGCAGCTTAAAATCAGCCGCGAAACGCCACATCCTCATCGCTTGCTGTTTCCTTATGGGCCCTATGTTGAAGGGTGGGCGACCTTTTGTGAACGGGTTGCACTTGATGAAGGATGGGACGCAGGCAATGACATGACGATGCTGGCGCATTTGAGGAAGCGGATCGAAAATGCCAATCGTGCCTACACCTCAGTCATGGTACACACAGAAGGGTGGACACAAGAACAAGTCATGAAGTTTTCTACAGGAACTGCTTTGGTCGCGCCTCAGTTTGCAAAAAGTCTTTGGTATCGACTGATGCGTTCTCCCATGCAACTCACCTCATATTTCTATGGAGGTGCTCAATTTTCGGAGCTGATGAAATCAGAAAAAGAACGATTGGGCGATCAATTTGACCTAACGCTATTCATGGATACGATCATGCGGACAGGCCCGATCCCCATCGATGAGTTTGAGGGTATTTTTGCCGAGTACCAATAA
- a CDS encoding tetratricopeptide repeat protein, which yields MRYLIHVMIILGVTHGCLGQLTDSLRTVLSQKEGADRIPVLHELIISEWLNYPEKAMECGEEALALSRQYGDSINISKSIRLMAGVYYYQGDYDQSLMYNDQALAIAQHLGNLSLLNNGYNNVGLLYLEVGSYQVAMEYLQKSIDIKEKLGELYGLSTTLNNIGRIFDRIGDYETARDYFEKALEASAKTGDRVEIYSLNNIGFTHLKEGQNSIAMTYFRQALQLGYDYGNIFWGTASMRGMAEIFLIQNKLDSAWYYTQASMEGAKSIADKKGILETHQTMARYYLTQKAFDQTLKNIDEAQIIALQLGARQQMSDNYKLYIRVYQEMNDPNLLSFYQSKYIAMTDSLFRDATARNLSLVPVKLKEEADRITMAEQEAEIQRQSDTLRFYIIILLISVPGVLILIYLLKKNKKAHEEVLSTQKLLITSEKMASLGVMAAGIAHEINNPLNYIKQGAAALSFDTKNDATPQARENERLLEAIDEGVTRAAKIVMSLGHFSRQTTNMNEVCDVKDIIENCLLILQNRLYGKVTVTQQFSTQNLVLGNEGRLHQAMMNILSNAEQAIKDSGSISISSSVKDQELIISIQDDGEGIPDDQLSKIGDPFFTTKSPGEGTGLGLFITYSIIQEHNGQMDVQSNKGKGTTFTITLPLHQKEMQAKKSHKL from the coding sequence ATGCGATACCTAATCCATGTGATGATCATACTTGGGGTGACCCATGGCTGTCTGGGCCAGTTGACAGACAGCCTCAGAACTGTTCTATCTCAAAAAGAAGGAGCTGATAGAATCCCGGTTCTACACGAACTGATCATCAGTGAATGGCTGAATTATCCTGAAAAAGCCATGGAATGCGGTGAAGAAGCCCTGGCCCTTTCCCGCCAATATGGAGACTCCATCAATATTTCAAAATCAATCCGACTTATGGCCGGGGTTTATTATTATCAAGGTGATTACGATCAATCTTTGATGTACAATGACCAGGCTCTGGCTATCGCTCAACATTTGGGAAACCTTTCGTTGCTCAACAATGGCTACAATAACGTGGGACTGCTATATCTGGAGGTAGGTAGCTACCAGGTAGCCATGGAATACCTACAGAAAAGCATCGACATTAAAGAAAAACTCGGGGAACTTTATGGATTGTCCACCACCCTGAACAACATCGGCAGAATCTTCGATCGGATCGGGGACTATGAAACAGCTCGGGATTATTTTGAAAAGGCGCTTGAGGCTTCCGCCAAAACAGGTGATCGTGTCGAGATCTACTCACTGAACAATATAGGGTTTACCCATCTCAAAGAAGGACAAAATAGTATAGCAATGACTTATTTCCGGCAAGCATTGCAACTAGGATATGATTATGGTAACATCTTCTGGGGCACTGCTTCCATGCGTGGCATGGCTGAAATATTTCTAATCCAAAATAAGCTGGATTCTGCATGGTATTATACGCAAGCTTCCATGGAAGGTGCCAAAAGTATTGCAGACAAGAAAGGCATTTTGGAAACGCACCAAACCATGGCCAGGTATTACCTCACCCAAAAAGCATTCGATCAGACGCTCAAGAATATTGATGAGGCACAAATAATAGCATTACAGCTAGGCGCAAGACAGCAAATGAGTGATAACTACAAACTGTACATTCGAGTCTATCAGGAGATGAATGATCCGAACCTCCTTTCCTTCTATCAATCAAAATACATTGCGATGACTGATTCGTTATTTCGTGATGCAACGGCAAGAAACCTCTCCCTCGTACCCGTTAAACTAAAAGAAGAAGCGGACCGAATCACAATGGCCGAACAAGAGGCAGAGATTCAGCGCCAAAGTGATACCCTGAGGTTTTACATCATCATATTACTGATCAGTGTTCCCGGTGTTCTCATACTGATCTACTTATTGAAAAAGAACAAGAAGGCACATGAAGAAGTATTGAGTACGCAGAAACTACTCATCACGTCAGAAAAAATGGCCTCACTGGGTGTGATGGCCGCGGGCATTGCTCATGAGATCAATAATCCACTCAACTACATCAAACAGGGGGCAGCCGCATTATCCTTCGATACAAAAAATGACGCGACCCCTCAAGCCCGTGAAAATGAAAGGTTGTTAGAAGCCATAGATGAAGGTGTCACTCGAGCAGCCAAGATTGTCATGAGCCTGGGACACTTTAGCAGACAGACCACCAACATGAATGAAGTCTGCGATGTGAAAGACATCATTGAAAATTGCTTGTTGATCCTTCAAAATCGACTGTACGGAAAAGTAACTGTGACGCAACAGTTCTCTACACAAAACCTGGTTCTTGGTAATGAGGGCCGATTGCATCAGGCCATGATGAACATCCTTTCCAATGCAGAACAGGCCATCAAAGATTCAGGATCAATCTCAATTTCATCAAGCGTCAAAGATCAAGAACTCATTATCTCTATTCAAGATGATGGTGAAGGAATCCCTGATGATCAACTCTCCAAAATCGGAGATCCATTTTTCACGACCAAATCTCCGGGCGAAGGAACAGGATTAGGGCTATTCATTACTTATTCTATCATTCAAGAACACAACGGACAGATGGATGTCCAGTCCAATAAAGGAAAAGGCACCACCTTTACGATCACACTACCCTTGCACCAAAAAGAGATGCAGGCAAAGAAGTCTCATAAATTGTAG
- a CDS encoding aldo/keto reductase, translating to MQRYQLTSDYSISRVIKGGWHLAGGHGNILHRDALADMRAFVEAGITTFDCADIYTGVEELIGQFLKSHNGVEVQVHTKYVPDYDALASLKKEDTEKIIDRSLQRLGVERLDLVQFAWWDYQFPGYVETALHLLELQDAGKIRFLGITNFDTAHVAALNDAGIRLLSNQVQYSVLDQRVAHDQPLLSETLSIPYLCYGTVAGGFLSDAYLDQPEPNKPLENRSLTKYRLIIEEFGSWELFQELLKVLRRVADQYEVGIGEVACQYILQLPNVAGVIVGARNARHLQRLKQLDTFQLNESDMATIQAIIGKGAGPKGPFYALERDKTGKHGAIMKYNLNKD from the coding sequence ATGCAGCGCTACCAACTTACTTCCGACTACTCCATCTCTCGCGTGATCAAAGGTGGCTGGCACCTCGCTGGCGGACACGGAAACATCCTTCATCGTGATGCTTTGGCTGACATGCGTGCATTTGTAGAGGCAGGAATCACTACGTTCGATTGTGCAGATATATACACAGGAGTAGAGGAACTGATTGGGCAGTTTTTGAAATCTCACAACGGAGTAGAGGTACAAGTACATACCAAATATGTCCCTGATTATGACGCCCTGGCTTCTTTAAAGAAAGAAGACACAGAAAAGATTATCGACCGGTCACTGCAACGGCTAGGAGTGGAGCGACTGGACCTGGTGCAATTTGCCTGGTGGGACTATCAATTTCCCGGATACGTGGAAACCGCCTTACATCTACTGGAATTGCAGGACGCGGGCAAGATCCGATTCCTTGGGATCACTAATTTCGATACAGCACATGTCGCAGCACTCAATGATGCTGGAATCAGGCTATTAAGTAACCAGGTACAATATTCGGTACTTGATCAACGGGTAGCGCATGATCAACCTTTGCTGTCAGAGACTCTTTCTATCCCATATCTGTGTTATGGGACTGTCGCCGGCGGTTTTTTGTCTGATGCGTATTTGGATCAACCTGAACCGAATAAACCCCTGGAAAACCGCTCGTTAACAAAGTACCGATTGATCATTGAAGAGTTCGGAAGCTGGGAGCTGTTTCAGGAACTTCTCAAGGTATTGCGTCGTGTTGCGGATCAATATGAAGTGGGTATTGGCGAAGTAGCCTGCCAATACATTTTACAACTTCCAAATGTTGCCGGAGTAATTGTAGGGGCAAGAAATGCCAGGCATTTACAACGATTAAAACAACTTGATACATTTCAATTGAATGAGTCAGATATGGCAACCATTCAAGCAATCATTGGCAAAGGCGCAGGGCCGAAGGGGCCATTTTATGCTTTGGAACGTGATAAGACCGGAAAACACGGCGCAATCATGAAATACAATCTGAACAAAGATTGA
- a CDS encoding helix-turn-helix transcriptional regulator — protein MHKNYLGEFEELIMLTIGVLGDESYGVSIKDEMEAQTGKKPSIGALHTALQRLEKKGVVESWEGGATQSRGGRKKRFYRLTAAGRASLESAHEIRNQMFALMTKTS, from the coding sequence ATGCACAAAAATTACCTGGGAGAATTTGAAGAACTGATCATGTTAACCATTGGTGTGCTGGGAGATGAATCGTATGGTGTGAGTATCAAAGATGAAATGGAAGCGCAAACGGGCAAAAAACCCAGCATAGGGGCGCTGCATACTGCCTTGCAAAGATTGGAAAAGAAGGGCGTGGTGGAGTCCTGGGAGGGAGGCGCCACACAATCAAGAGGGGGACGAAAGAAACGATTTTACCGATTGACAGCTGCAGGAAGAGCATCACTGGAGTCTGCACATGAGATCAGGAATCAGATGTTCGCTTTGATGACCAAAACCAGTTGA
- a CDS encoding YegP family protein, producing MGKPKFEIFKGKDDHFFFHLKAGNGEVILASQGYTAKASCQNGVSSVAVNSKDEANFEKKKAKDGRHYFVLHAANKQIIGNSQMYTTSSARDKGIHSVHDNATNAEIIDQTKKA from the coding sequence ATGGGAAAACCTAAATTCGAAATATTTAAAGGCAAAGACGATCATTTTTTCTTCCACTTGAAAGCCGGAAATGGCGAAGTGATCCTGGCTAGTCAGGGCTACACCGCCAAGGCAAGTTGTCAAAATGGAGTCAGTTCTGTTGCTGTGAACTCAAAAGATGAAGCGAATTTTGAGAAAAAGAAAGCCAAAGACGGTCGGCACTATTTTGTGTTGCATGCAGCCAATAAGCAGATCATTGGCAACAGTCAGATGTACACCACATCGTCCGCCAGGGACAAAGGAATCCATTCTGTACATGACAATGCGACCAATGCAGAGATTATAGATCAGACGAAGAAAGCTTAG
- a CDS encoding DUF4377 domain-containing protein, with protein sequence MKYFYLLFALMLLSCKEEVEVVNIRVNHFKPMGFGIPNHLIFQVQYPENFGTDDWQNFSSEISGFDFEWGNVYELKIEKRPIENPPQDASSVDYKLREVVSKTQVGEEETFQILLKSTLNGVTDLQQMTSDSTYFFSYDVNILCGSLCEEISSAFMIKDEIVGLFKHVDGSTIALLELQVD encoded by the coding sequence ATGAAATATTTCTATCTACTATTCGCATTGATGCTCTTATCTTGTAAAGAAGAAGTAGAAGTAGTGAACATACGTGTCAATCACTTCAAGCCTATGGGCTTTGGGATACCTAATCATCTGATCTTTCAAGTTCAATATCCCGAAAACTTTGGAACAGATGATTGGCAGAACTTTTCTTCAGAGATTTCCGGATTTGATTTCGAATGGGGCAATGTCTATGAATTGAAGATTGAGAAACGACCTATTGAAAACCCGCCACAAGATGCCTCTTCGGTTGATTATAAGTTGAGAGAAGTGGTTTCCAAAACCCAGGTAGGTGAAGAAGAGACCTTCCAAATTCTGTTGAAATCTACCCTGAATGGTGTAACTGATTTACAGCAGATGACCAGTGATTCTACCTACTTTTTTTCCTATGATGTCAATATATTGTGTGGTTCATTGTGTGAAGAAATCTCGAGTGCGTTCATGATTAAAGACGAAATTGTGGGCCTTTTCAAACACGTAGATGGATCAACCATCGCTTTATTGGAATTGCAAGTCGATTGA
- a CDS encoding DUF5916 domain-containing protein: MRPFFFAAMLRMIVATAAILLSCAGITFGQSIEIRYTDKPIKIDGIAEDIWFEADSAFDFQQYFPFDSSLAEAQTVARILYDDNFIYVMGIMENKPGERAYVTPSLRRDFRGEANDSFTVIFDPFKDHTNGILFGINPFGVRREGLIVNGGSGRGSFSLDWDNKWNGQAKQYDGYWLAEMAIPFSTLRYGKDQESWYINFYRVDSEYAERSTWSPIQRNFPIVNMATHRTMYWDKPTKKPGLNASVIPFIAANAGRVFAEPDNPDKVNVGSDQGLQAGFDLKYAVTPGLNLDVTVNPDFSQVEVDQQVTNLDRFEIFFPERRQFFLENADLFSNFGNRGTRPFFTRRIGVARDTATGQNIQNRIPIGFRLSGKANKNLRIGALSMQAAEDETNGLPSYNFTVLTAQQKVFARSSINFLVVNKETFQSDEEFDNESFSTYNRVFGTDFILASANNRWNGKVFYHQSISEERLDDAYATGLSLNYSNYTLSVDVFSQMVGGGYDPEAGFVRRTDIRQLASTTRYSIFPEGGLVQSHGPGFDFDMIGNDTYGFLDWDVNLLYDIRFRNTARYSMRLRRQYTYLFNEFDPSQSGGVELNADTEYYNFQFIASFNSDARKKFFYELRTRSGQYFNGERWNLGGSIGYRYQPKGFTTIDFNINRIVLPEPYNTVTLLLIGPRIDLTLTKSLFLTTFFQYNSQIENLNINARLQWRFAPVSDLFLVYTDNYFATQDDGFIRFGAPRARAITFKATYWFNL; encoded by the coding sequence GTGAGACCATTTTTCTTTGCAGCCATGTTAAGAATGATTGTGGCAACTGCGGCCATACTACTTAGTTGTGCAGGAATAACATTTGGTCAATCGATCGAGATCCGATATACGGATAAACCCATCAAAATTGACGGCATTGCTGAGGACATCTGGTTCGAAGCGGATTCTGCCTTTGATTTCCAACAATATTTTCCTTTCGATTCGTCACTTGCTGAAGCGCAAACCGTAGCACGGATCCTTTACGATGACAATTTCATCTATGTGATGGGCATCATGGAGAACAAGCCTGGAGAGAGAGCGTATGTAACGCCTTCCTTACGCAGAGACTTTCGGGGTGAAGCCAATGATAGTTTTACGGTGATTTTTGATCCGTTCAAAGATCACACTAACGGTATTTTGTTTGGGATCAATCCTTTTGGTGTCAGAAGAGAAGGCTTGATCGTGAATGGAGGAAGTGGAAGAGGTTCATTTAGCCTGGACTGGGACAACAAATGGAACGGACAGGCCAAACAGTACGATGGCTATTGGCTGGCAGAAATGGCCATTCCATTCAGCACACTGAGGTATGGCAAAGACCAGGAAAGCTGGTACATTAATTTTTATCGCGTTGATAGCGAATATGCTGAGCGATCTACGTGGAGCCCGATCCAAAGGAACTTCCCCATTGTGAACATGGCCACTCACAGGACCATGTATTGGGATAAACCTACGAAGAAGCCAGGACTTAATGCGTCTGTTATACCGTTTATCGCTGCCAATGCAGGTAGGGTATTTGCGGAGCCTGATAATCCTGATAAAGTGAATGTGGGGAGCGACCAGGGATTGCAGGCGGGCTTTGACCTGAAATATGCCGTTACGCCCGGACTCAACCTGGATGTAACAGTGAATCCTGATTTCTCACAAGTGGAAGTAGACCAGCAGGTCACGAACCTGGATCGGTTTGAGATCTTCTTTCCTGAACGCAGGCAGTTCTTTCTTGAAAATGCGGACCTCTTTTCCAACTTCGGTAACCGTGGAACACGTCCCTTTTTCACCAGAAGAATAGGAGTCGCCCGAGATACTGCCACAGGACAAAACATTCAGAACCGAATTCCAATTGGATTCAGGTTAAGTGGAAAAGCCAACAAGAACCTGCGTATCGGGGCCTTGTCCATGCAGGCAGCGGAAGATGAAACCAATGGATTACCCTCTTACAATTTTACTGTCCTTACAGCGCAACAGAAGGTATTCGCACGCTCGAGTATCAACTTTCTGGTGGTGAACAAAGAGACTTTCCAGTCAGATGAAGAATTTGACAATGAATCCTTTTCAACCTATAATCGGGTCTTCGGTACCGATTTCATTTTAGCTTCTGCCAACAATCGATGGAATGGTAAAGTCTTCTATCATCAATCTATTTCCGAAGAGCGATTAGATGATGCCTATGCCACAGGACTAAGCTTGAATTATAGCAATTACACCCTGTCTGTGGATGTGTTTTCACAGATGGTAGGAGGGGGATATGATCCGGAGGCGGGCTTTGTGCGACGGACTGATATTCGTCAGTTGGCTTCTACCACGCGCTATAGCATATTTCCGGAAGGAGGATTGGTCCAAAGTCATGGACCTGGATTTGATTTTGACATGATTGGTAATGATACTTACGGGTTTCTGGACTGGGATGTTAACCTGCTCTATGATATTCGTTTCCGCAATACTGCTCGTTACAGCATGCGGTTAAGACGACAATATACCTACCTGTTCAATGAATTTGATCCATCACAATCAGGAGGAGTCGAATTGAATGCCGATACGGAATACTACAATTTTCAATTCATAGCGAGCTTCAACTCTGATGCCAGAAAGAAATTCTTCTATGAATTGAGAACCCGATCAGGTCAATATTTCAATGGCGAACGCTGGAACCTGGGCGGTTCAATTGGTTATCGATACCAGCCTAAAGGATTTACCACCATCGATTTCAACATCAATCGGATCGTATTGCCAGAGCCTTATAATACAGTGACGCTTTTGTTGATCGGCCCCAGAATTGATTTGACCTTGACTAAAAGCCTGTTCCTGACGACTTTCTTCCAGTACAACAGCCAGATTGAAAATCTGAATATCAACGCAAGGTTGCAGTGGCGTTTTGCGCCCGTTTCTGATTTGTTCCTGGTCTATACGGACAATTATTTTGCCACCCAAGACGATGGCTTTATCCGGTTTGGTGCACCCAGAGCAAGGGCCATTACCTTTAAGGCGACCTACTGGTTCAACCTTTGA